AGTTATAACATCAACATAATCACCACCTACAGCTTTAACAAAAGTTGATTGTGGAATAATAGATACAGCTACTTTTACATCACTACGATTATGATCATTAGATTCATTAGAACAACTACTAGTTAATAACATAACAACTAAAGTTACTAATAAGAATACTTTTTTCATTTCACACCTCCATTTGCAAATGATTCGCATTTGCTCTTGTAATTTATATTATAGCATGATATCATTATTTGTAAAGAACATTATGCTAATTCATATAGTAAATTAACGCTTTATATAATTAAAATTCTATTTAGTATATAGTTCCCAACTATTTAAAACTGCAATTTATTTTTATAATCATATAAACTTTAAGCTGGTTTTATATTATTTTATGTTGCTTATTAAACTATAAGAAGGTGAACAAATGAATATTAATAATGATATTAAAGAAATTTTCAAAGAAATAGGAATTAAATACACTAAAAATAGAGAAAATATCTATTCATTTTTATTAAGAGAAAATAGACCAATAGACGCAAAATATTTATTTTTTAAATTGAATGAAGAGCAAGGAAATATTGATTTGTCTACTATCTATCGTTCATTAGAAGTTTTTGTTACTAAAGGATTAATTACTAAATTCTATTCAAATTTAGAACAAAAAAACATTTATGAAATTAAACAAAAAGGACATAAACATTATCTAATTTGCACTAAATGCAAAAAAATCAAACCAATTGACTACTGTCCTCTTAAAGAATATGAACAGTATCTCAGTGAAGATACCAACTACGTTATTACTAGCCATAACTTGGTGATATATGGCATTTGCCCAAGATGCCAAAATAATTGATAATTTAAAACAAAATTCATTTTAACAACCGTATGTTAAAAAAATTTCTAGCTCGTTATTAAAATTATTTCTTAATTTATGATAATTCATACCTAATAGTGTTCTTACTTTTCGTTCTAATTGGTGATTGATTTATCATGCTTGTTTCTAATTATATAAAAAGAGAAGATAGTATTATCTATCTCCTTTTTGTATGATTTTTAATATACTTATGTAATTTTCAGATTTCTTATTTCATAGCACTCTTTTATTGTGAGTCAAGTAACATATTTAATGTATTATATCATTTCCATTGTAATCAATTATTTTAGTATTATCTGTGTCTATTTCTCCTGTTCCTACTAAATACCATAATCTTATATCATCTGCATTAATGATATTTGCATTATTATCATCTATAATAATCTTAGCCACAGAATCGTCATAAATAACACCACAACCTACCCATCCTGCTTCTTTATTATAGAATCCAAATTGCAACCCTACTGGTATAACATTACTTTTAACTTTAAGTTCACCACTTGCGTGCAGTAGTTTGTACCCCAATATTCCTTTTTCTAATAAAGCATAAGCTATGTTATTTTTATTATTATAATAAAAAAGTAATACTTGTTCTTCATTAATTTCAACCTGTTTTAGTAACCTATTAACACTAAGATAAGGAGCTTGTCCTCCAAGATGTTGCTTAACAACTTGAATAGGTTTATATGTTGTTTGACGTACAGCAAGTAATACTAATACTATGAATAATATTATTAATAAAAAATAAAATATCTTACTTTTTAATAATTTTCTTAAAATGCTCAAATCAATCTCCTTTCAATTTCACCGTAATTACGTGTCAGTTATATGTAATAAATAACACTGTTTTAAAACCTTATAATATAAAAATAAAAATTTACAAATAGCTATCTATGCAAGTTGTTTCAATGCTTTTAATTTAGCTGTTATTTTTGTAGGGTTGCCCTACTGACATTCTTTTTCATAGATATATTTATAAACTATAGACACTAAAATAATTCCTATAAATAATCCACTTATTATAGATACAATATATACCCCAATATTGTGTATACAAAATCCACCTATAGTAAAAGATATTCTAAATAAAAAAGTTATAATTCCAATAAGAATAATCAATAGCCAATACATTATTTTTTTTGTAACAGAATAATTACTCACATTTGTTTTTATAAAACTTCTTTTTGATAAAAGATATACAAATATAATAATGAAACCCAATAAAGTACTTCCATGCTGTAATACCTTGTATAAAGGTAAGTTGAAATTTAATACACAAATATGCTTCTTTAATAATGGTATCATTCTTACAAATGTACCTGTTTTATGTGTAAAAGAATCCCATAATACATGAGACATCATACCAATTAAGGAAGAATAAATGAATATACCTAAATCTTTAAATGATCTCATTTTCCATCTTTCTACTGCCAAGTATCTGTATCTATTACTAATAAATTGAGGTGAATTTAATATAAATTGTTCTTTTATAATATAATGAAATAAAAAAGCTATTACTGTGCATAAAGGCAGATTGAAATATAAAAAACCTTTAAATGTATGTCCTATTTTTCCAATCGGTGCTAATCTTATAAAGTATTCAAAATCAGGTGACATACTTCCTAATACTAAACCAGTTAGACTAAAATATTTCTTCCATTTTTCTTTTATAGGAATAACTATAGCTGGATGTGAAAACGTAAATGGCATATACAAATCCTTTCTTTTTGTAACTATTATAGCATATATGATAAGTTTGTAACACATATTATATGGTTTTTAATATTGATACTCAATCTAATTTATTCCTATAAGTAAACTATTACACTAAATAAATTTGAGTTCTTTGCGAAAAAAAGAGACTTGATTCATTTAATCAAATCTCCAAAAATATTTAGGGTTTTTTAATAATTCTTTTTCTAAAGGGTGTACATAATTCTTTTGAATTTATTTTAACCATAATTATTCTATAATTTTAGATAACCTGGTTTAAAATCATTATATAAATAAATCTCTTTCTCCATCCGCTATTCTGTTATAGTAATCATCTAACAGCTTAATTAATCCTTTTTCTTTGTAGAATGGATTATTTCTTATATCTTCTATTTCTTTTTTAATTACTTTCTCACCTATTTCTCTTGTTTTTGGTGATGCATAATCATCAAGGTATTCTTTATAAGTTAGGACAGCATTCAGTTTGCAGAATTTACCTTCATGACATTCTTTTAACATATCCATGATCTTTTCACCTGTTCTTCCACAACGGTAACCAGCTGTGCAGAAAGAAGTTATTGTACCATTAAGCGCAAGCCTTTGTACAACTTCATCCAAACTTCTTGTATCTCCAAGCATAAATTGCTGTTTTTCTTCTTCTTGATTATTAGATTTTTGACTATATGCACCAATTCCTATTTTGCTAGATGCATCCATTTGTGTACATCCTACTTTTACAACATCATCTCTCAACTCTGCTTTTTCTCTAGCAGTAATTATTAATCCAGTGTAAGGAACTGAAAGCCTTAATATAGTTACAAGTTTTTTATAATCAGCATCAGATACCTTGCAATTTGAATTCTTGCTTAATGGTGAACCTGAAGCAAGGTTAAGTCTTGGGAACGAAATTGTATGTGGCCCTATACCAAATTGTCTTTCAAGGTCTATTGCATGATATAACAGTCCCATTGCTTCAAATCTCCAATCATTTAAGCCAAACAAAGCACCAATAGCAAAATCATCAATCCCTGCTTCCATAGCTCTATGTAGAGCATATAGTCTCCATCTATAGTCTGCTTTTGGTCCTGATGGATGTAAATTAGCATATAAATTTCTGTCATACGTTTCTTGAAAAACTTGAAAAGTACCAATACCAACTTCTTTTAGCTTCTTCAAGTCTGAAATGTTCATTGGAGCAGCATTAACATTTACTCTTCTTATATTTCCTACTCTATTACTATTCGGAGATTTCTTTTTAACACTATATACAGCCTTAATAGAATCTGCAATATAATCCACATCTGATAGTGGATGTTCCCCATATACAACAATTAATCTTTTATGACCTTCATCAATAATTGCTTCAGTTTCCTTCTTTATTTCTTCCATACTTAATATTCTTCTTTTTTCTTGCGGATTATCTTTTCTGAAGCCACAATATTTACAACTATTTACACATAAATTACTACAGTATAACGGAGCAAAAAAAACAATTCTATTATCGTAAACCTTCTTTTTAATTTTATTCCCTACTTCATATAATTCTTCCCAAAGTTCTTCATCTTTTACGTTAATTAGTGCAGCAGTTTCATCAGGACTAAGTGTTTGAATGCTCAAAGCTTTATCCATGATATTTCTTATAAAGCCTTTGTCAGGATTTTTATTGTTTTCTATTTTACTCATTATTTCTTTTTCATCAATAAAATCCTTACCATTAATAAGATACCTATCAATCTCATCTTGTTTAATAACTTGTTTTGACCATTCCATAGGTGTTAACTTACTCATAATTAACATCTCCCTTTAATAAAATAACTAACATTATGTAATTTTTATTATCAAGCTTTAATGATTTTATAAATCCTCAAAGAAGTTAAAATCTTATTAAATGTCCTTATAATACACTATTAAATTTTTATGTTTTCATATATCAGTATCAATTTCTTTTTTTGAAAATGATGTTTTTACATTTACTCCTTGGATATTACCCAATTTGCCAGTTAAATTATTTATTTCATCAATAGTACCACTAACTATAATTGATATAACAGACACATTAACATCACCAAATGGAACGCCCATTCTTCCTTTTACAATATTTTTAAATTGAGCGATAGTACCATTAAATACTGTCTGGCAAATAGCTGGATTGTCAAGAACTGCCCCAATAACAGCAATTTTCTTTTTCATATGCTTCCCTCCATGGATGTAAATATATTTAAATGTTTGGATATCTACTAAATGAATTTGATTCTCTGCTTAAACTTAAAAAAACTTTCCTCTAAAAGGAAAGTTTATATAAACAAAATAATAACGATACTAATTAGATAATTAAATACCTAAAAATAGTATAATTATAAAACTTATATAACAAATTCCTCCTAGGATTAGATTTAACTTTTCCTTAAGGTCTTATATTTTTCTAAAACAAACTACAAAAAATTTTTTCTTATAGTTTGAATATCCATAACCATTAAATAACATATCAACCAATTTGTCAAGTGTTTTTTTATTGCTTTATGTTTGGGAATATTATAAACAATTCTGAGTATACTAAAATTTGAGTGTTTTATATAAATTATAGTAATTATATTGAACATGTTTGAACATATGAGGAGGTAGTAATGGAAGAACGTAAAATCGTTATTGCAGACCCTACATCTCTGGGTTTATTTGGACTTGCAATTGTTACATTAGTTGCATCATCTCAAAAGCTTGGTATTACCAGTGAGGTGTCTTTAGTTATTCCTTGGGCAATATTTTTGGGTGCATTTGCTCAATTATATGCTTCTATACTAGACACCAAAAAAGATAATACATTTGGAGCTACTGCTTTTGGCGGATACGCATTTTTTTGGTTCGGAGTTTCATTGACTTGGTTAATACAATTAGGTGTATTGGGTGAAAAATTAGCACTTAAAGCTGATATTAAGCAATTAGGTTTTGCATTTATTGGTTATCTGATTTTTAGCCTTTTTATGACTATAGGCTCAATGAAAGTAAGTAAAATATTATGTTTAATTTTTATTTTTATAGATTTACTTTTTATAGGACTAGTACTAAGTACTTTTGATATTTCACCACATTTCGGACATAGCCTCGCAGCATACTCAGAATTATTAATTTCATTACTTTCATTTTATGGTTCAGCTGCAGCTGTATTAAATAAACATTTTGGTAGAATTTTATTGCCAGTTGGTAAACCATTTAATATTTAATCTATGATTATTACTTTATAATTTAAAACCCATGAAATATGATTTCATGGGTTTTTATTGCATATTTTGAAAGTATTTTAATATTTCTCAGCTTCCACACTTCTATAAATCCAATATATACATAGTAATAAGATTTTTCTCATAAGCTAGTTGTTATAGCATCTTTTATCTCTAACTTCAATATTTTTCAATTCACATACTGTAACAATATCTTTTAAACAACCTTGTTTCAAAAACTTATTATGTATTTGAACTGCTTCTTTTTTCAATCCAAGACCATTATTCTTTTGATGGGTAGATTTTAAATAGAATATTATTCCCATTGGTTCTGATTTGTTAGGACGACGTGAGGCTTTTATTATGTACGGGGTAATATCTCCAACTTCTATATACATAATATCATTATATTCTATAATAGTCGTTTTAGCTAACTCTTTAAAAACTATCATCTTTTCTTCAATCTTTATTTCAATAGGTGTGTGATTTATAAATAATGGCAAAATACATATTACCAAAATAATTAAACTTAAAATTATAGTTAATACTATATTTAATCCCTCTGAAATAAAAAAATTAACAAAATACATTATCATTAACAACACAAATGTGAAATATACTATAAACCACACTTTACTTATCGTATACCGATTTTTTACAATATTTTCATTCAAACCATTTCCTCCAATCTTTCTAATGTAAACTATATACAATCAACCACACATCTACATTTTCCGTCCGATTATACTATTATTCGCCAAATTTTTTGACATTCCTCCAATATATATAACATTTTAATAATTTCTATTCATAATATTAAAATACCCATACGCTACTCTTATTAATTTAACAAAAGTTAAATTTATTGATTACATTCTTAAAATACAATTTTGGGTCTTATACAGATTTATTCTTTATATTTGAAAGCTCAGC
This Abyssisolibacter fermentans DNA region includes the following protein-coding sequences:
- a CDS encoding Fur family transcriptional regulator, with protein sequence MNINNDIKEIFKEIGIKYTKNRENIYSFLLRENRPIDAKYLFFKLNEEQGNIDLSTIYRSLEVFVTKGLITKFYSNLEQKNIYEIKQKGHKHYLICTKCKKIKPIDYCPLKEYEQYLSEDTNYVITSHNLVIYGICPRCQNN
- a CDS encoding DUF4184 family protein, which encodes MCYKLIIYAIIVTKRKDLYMPFTFSHPAIVIPIKEKWKKYFSLTGLVLGSMSPDFEYFIRLAPIGKIGHTFKGFLYFNLPLCTVIAFLFHYIIKEQFILNSPQFISNRYRYLAVERWKMRSFKDLGIFIYSSLIGMMSHVLWDSFTHKTGTFVRMIPLLKKHICVLNFNLPLYKVLQHGSTLLGFIIIFVYLLSKRSFIKTNVSNYSVTKKIMYWLLIILIGIITFLFRISFTIGGFCIHNIGVYIVSIISGLFIGIILVSIVYKYIYEKECQ
- the hydG gene encoding [FeFe] hydrogenase H-cluster radical SAM maturase HydG — translated: MSKLTPMEWSKQVIKQDEIDRYLINGKDFIDEKEIMSKIENNKNPDKGFIRNIMDKALSIQTLSPDETAALINVKDEELWEELYEVGNKIKKKVYDNRIVFFAPLYCSNLCVNSCKYCGFRKDNPQEKRRILSMEEIKKETEAIIDEGHKRLIVVYGEHPLSDVDYIADSIKAVYSVKKKSPNSNRVGNIRRVNVNAAPMNISDLKKLKEVGIGTFQVFQETYDRNLYANLHPSGPKADYRWRLYALHRAMEAGIDDFAIGALFGLNDWRFEAMGLLYHAIDLERQFGIGPHTISFPRLNLASGSPLSKNSNCKVSDADYKKLVTILRLSVPYTGLIITAREKAELRDDVVKVGCTQMDASSKIGIGAYSQKSNNQEEEKQQFMLGDTRSLDEVVQRLALNGTITSFCTAGYRCGRTGEKIMDMLKECHEGKFCKLNAVLTYKEYLDDYASPKTREIGEKVIKKEIEDIRNNPFYKEKGLIKLLDDYYNRIADGERDLFI
- a CDS encoding TM1266 family iron-only hydrogenase system putative regulator; the protein is MKKKIAVIGAVLDNPAICQTVFNGTIAQFKNIVKGRMGVPFGDVNVSVISIIVSGTIDEINNLTGKLGNIQGVNVKTSFSKKEIDTDI
- a CDS encoding acetate uptake transporter — translated: MEERKIVIADPTSLGLFGLAIVTLVASSQKLGITSEVSLVIPWAIFLGAFAQLYASILDTKKDNTFGATAFGGYAFFWFGVSLTWLIQLGVLGEKLALKADIKQLGFAFIGYLIFSLFMTIGSMKVSKILCLIFIFIDLLFIGLVLSTFDISPHFGHSLAAYSELLISLLSFYGSAAAVLNKHFGRILLPVGKPFNI